From Panthera tigris isolate Pti1 chromosome B4, P.tigris_Pti1_mat1.1, whole genome shotgun sequence:
AAGACATTCATGGATGGATGAGAGAAGCTGACACTGACCTTCCCCTCTGTGATCACCTTTTCTTCGGCCATGGAGGAAGCCTTGCTGCCCCTGGCCATGACCTCTGACCCCAGGCCCTTTAATCAACAACTCCCAGAGCCTCCAGACCCAAGATGTGTCTTGGAACCCCAGGACAATCCTGAACTGGCACCCGCCCTGGTGTGTGCTCTTTGCTGCTGCTTTGGAATCATCTACTGCTGCTTCGGtgagggcagggccaggattcTGGGGGGCAGCTGCCCAAGACTCTCATCCTCGAGGATGATGGGAACTTTCTTCTTTGCTCCTAGGCCACCTCTACTCCTCTATTAGGGGATGCCTACCTTCAGTGTAGCCCCTGCTGCTCTTGCCAGCTCTTCTTgtccaccccccacacacacacacatccatgccCCCTGACTCTGACCCCTGGCAACTATCACTTGCTTCACCCTTCCCTCCTACCTCAAAACTCCGTTCCCACATTATCCTCCATGATTCTTCAACCCTTCCCCAATAACCTGAATCAGCCTGTGCTGATTCCTTCTGCCATCCCTGGAAGGACTAAACCTTTTTTCTATAGTTATTTCCCTCAACATGTCCATCTTTCCTCCTAATttttcctcccacccctcacaGGTTTTGAAGGGTCCCTGCCCTCCCTGAGATGATCCCTTTTTACCCCTTGCCTTTTGGTCCCTGGGTTGCTGCTCCTGTCTTCTGCTTCTCGTTAGCCACTCCTCTCCCTTGTAATTCATCAGAGTCATCCCTGTAGAtgccccctttctgtctctcagtgcctcctgcctcccttcccaggcTACCGCTGCTTCAAGGCAGTAATGTTTCTCTCGGGCCTGCTGTCAGGAGCTCTGGTGATCTTCCTGCTGTGCCACAAGGAGCGAGTGCTAGAGACACAGCTGAGCCTGGAGGTGAGCGCGGGCATTGCGCTGGGCATCGGACTCCTCTGTGGCCTGGTCACCATGTTGGTTCGCAGCGTTGGGCTCTTCCTGACTGGTCTCCTGCTAGGCCTAACCCTGGGTGCCGGGGccctgctgggcacagagcccatctACCAACCACCTTCAGCCTGGGTGCCAGCTGGGGGGCTGGTGGGGCTGGCACTGCTGGGAGCCCTGCTCACGCTTCGGTGGCCACGTCCATTCACAGTTCTGGGCACGGCCCTGCTGGGTGCTGCGGTGCTGGTGGCCTGTGCTGACTACTTCCTAGAGGGGCTGGCACTGGGCAGTCGGCTGGGCCAACGCTTGCAGGCACTTCCAGCCTTGCCTCCTCTCTGCTGGTATAGCTGGGTCTTGCTGGGCACCTGGCCAGCCCTGGGGGCCCTTGGGGCCCTGGCCCAGTGGAAGCTCATGGATGAGGAACATGGAGGCCACGCCAATGGTGAGTTAGTGCCATGGTACAGAAGCAGCTAACCTGTGCCCATGTCCCCAGTTCCCAGACTTgatgggagggaagaggggggaagtGTCTAAGGTGAATGGGGCAGGGCATCGGAAGAAAGTTAGAGTTGGAGGAACCAACGGTCTGGGTGAGAATGAGGAAAAATTGTCAGAGGGAATAAGGAGGAGTTAGTTACTGGGGACCAttacagaaggaaaggaatatcTCAGGGAAGTCCAGGAGGAAAGTGTAGGAGGATTCCAAAGAAGAGTTTCTTTTAGAATAACCAGGGGAAAGATGAGGTTTGAGAGACCCAGAACAGGAAGAACAAGTGGGTTTCTGTCGAGGGTGAgtgtgtttgggggtgggatTTAGGGTCTAAAGAGGCCTGAGTCTGTATTGCCCCCTCCCAAGCAGTGGTCTTGAGCCACCAGCGAAGGCATCTTCAACTCCTTCGGATCCGCCAGCAAGAGGCCAAGTGGCACCGAACATCCCCTGGGGTGGGGCTCTGTGAGGGCAGTTACCGGCGCCAGCTCCCCCACAACGGCCGGAGCCCTGCTGATAGTCTGGCTCCtgtgagtgaggggaggggcacacctggggatggggcagagggcaCTCAGGGCTGgtcggggtgggaggggggctctGACCTAggcccttccttctgccttctctgcCCTGTGCCTCTCCAGAGTTATCTCCAGAGCCTTCGAGAGCGCCAACTGGGACCAGGCACCCGGGCCACAGCCCCGCACACCGTCCTGGACTTGGATTCTGACTGTGGTTCCACTGTACCCCTCACCACACCTTCTGGTTCCACCCATACCTGAGCCTAAACCTCCACTGAGGCTTCCACCCCAGCAAGAGCCTGGGAACACCCAAATGTGCAAGGCCTGAGCccacaggacacacacacaaacttcccCACCTCTCAGATTGGGGATAGAATCTGTACTCCAACCCAGACCAACCCTGTAGGGATATGTTTCAGGGACAGGTAAAGGAGAATCtcgtggggaggggagaagaatggAAGTAGGAGAACCTACCTCTTCCAAAAATAGAGGTGCCCTGGTCCCTAAAGTAACTGACTTTCTAATTCCCTTTAAACCAAGGAGAGCCCTTACCCAAATAGCCTTTTATATACTTGCCTTGGTGTGCCTCACAATGGTAAAATaaggagttttgttgttttaggaCCTATTGAAAATCAGGAAGCCCCCTAAAGCACTTGATAGCTTTTTGATGGGGAGAAGGACACAGAGGAACTCTAGGATCACCTAATCCCTAGGCCTCTCTCATTAAAAGGTAGTTGGCTTCCTGGTTAGCCTTTACTCCTGAGTCCCATAGGCTCAAGCCTCCTTCTCCTACCTCAGTTGGGAGTACTGTCCTCCATGgtgcttccttttccctccttaATGTAGGGAAGACGATGGGGCAATGTATGGAACAGCACCTGCCTCCCCCAAAAGCTGGCTATTTGCCCCAAGGAGAAAGCATTGGCCCACATGCCAGAGTCTTGCCCTTTTGCCCAAAGTAGCCTGGTCTTCAAGGCTGCACAGGAGACAAGTGCCTTCTCTGCTTCTCATTGTAGGTGATGCTAATCTCCTTAACTAGAACTTTGTCCCACCCACTAACCCATTCTAACTCTCCCTCCTCTGATTCTCCCGCTcaaagtctgtttcctggttctCCAGACAGCATGAAGGAAGATATATTCCTCCCCTGGGCAACAAAGCTAGGATGGGTGGGAAGAAGAACATGGGAGCACGTGAATAAAATGGCATTGAACACTGAACCAGGGAGTCCAGCCTctgctgttgctgtttttttctttttcttttctttcttttttttcttttttttttttttttttgcatccccAGTTAGCCAGACTGACAAGTCCTCTGTCCCCTAAAGGTCTGATATGATCTTATCAGATTGGACTATGGTACAcacagctacacacacacacagccagaggAAGAACTGTTCAGTcctccctaatgaacatggagtTAGCCTTTATTAAGCAcaaatgtgccagacactgtgccatATACTTCacaaatagtatttcatttaatGCAATAACCCTGCAGGATTGGTATCCAccttattttgcagatggggaatctgaggctcagtgaggttagttaacttgtccaaagtcatcaGCAAGTAAATGTGATTCTCAAGTGTTCCAAAGCCCTTGCTCATTTTACTGGCCATGCTGTTTCCTTGCACTTTATCTAGGAAGAACCGGACCCAGGCATTTAGCTTCCCAGCTTTGCTGCCTGTAAGCCAGGGGCCTGAGTGGTGCCTTCCTTCTACCACTGTCTTCCAGAGAATAGATAACACAGCTGGAAGTGCTATCTAGGATGGAGGAAAAATGTCTAGAGGCTGACCCAGAGTTAGGGAGTCACTGCCCAGGAGGGAAAGAGCACAGAGGAGTGGTGGCTAGGAGTTAGAGGCCTGGGGTCTATGGCATGCCCCTGGTGCAGCCCTCCTGCCTAGTGAGCAGACATTTGCTTCACATCTTATCATCTGTGAGGGTGACATTACCAGGGAATGAAAGGGTGGTGGAGACTGTGGCTGAGGGGGTAATGTCCAAGGTTGGGTCTCTGGCTGAGGGGGCTGTGTTCAGGGTGGTATCTATGGCTGAGGAAGTGGTATCCAAGTTTGTTCCTATGGCTGAGTTGTCAGTCCCTGAAGGAGTGGTGTTCCCACCCAATGGAGTATTGTCTGAGGTCTGGGGACGACAGTGCATCCAATTGTGGGCGGTATCTCTGGGATAGCCTTTCTCTACTCGAAGCTGCTGGTTGAGGCGCCAGTACTGTTTACCCTTGAAGAAGTAGACATGGCCATCCCGCCAACCCATAGCAGCAGAGGGCTGGTCTGGCACTCCTGTAAACAATCCCTTGATTGGTTTAGGGTAGTGGCTGAAGTCAGTTCGGGCCAGCTCGTCCCACTGCCAGTACCCGGAGCCCTAGGTGTGGGGTGggtagggaagagaagaggatgaGGAGAGAGCTTAAGGATCCCCAGAGGTCTAACCCCAACCCACCGCAGCTGCAGATGATCTCCCCTCAACAGCAAGTTGGCTTCTCAGTGTGAGGTAGCCCACCCCTCCTAAGAAGCTGTTTGCCCTTGCTTTGAACTGTTTACCTTAAAGAGGAACACCTTTTTATTGAAAGGCCAATAGAGAGCTGCATCCAGGTGGGGGTCTACCCTATTCAGCTTCTTGGGAAAGCCAGGAGACATCTTGAAATTAATATAGCGCCACACCTTGTCTCCTGAGTGCATGTAAGGAAAGAACAAGTCATCTCTGTCTTCAGGTGATAGCTTTCGGTCCTCCCATTCCACCCTTCAGGAACttctcatctctccctcccttttatgGCTTCTTTAATGGTAGGCCCTCCTCAGGTAACACACTGTAAACTAGTCCCTTTACCCTTAAAGAAGTGAATCCATTGTGTTCGAGGAGAGTAGACAGCAGCATCTAGGTTTCCTGGGAGCCCCTCCCAAAGGGCAGACACTTGGAACAAGGGACCCAGCCCTGAATCTGTCACAGTCCACACGTAGTTCCCCTTGAAGGCATAAGTCTTCCCACGGGGCCCTGAGAGCAAAAGTGTGTCAAGTCAAAAAGAGATGGGTCAAATAAAGACTTGTGGATACCTCAGACAAGCTGATAATCTGCCTTCATCCCACAGGCTGGTCCCTCAGAAATTCACTCAACATTAATTCAAAGAGAAGATTAAAGGTAGAGAAGGAAGACTCCGGGTTCAGCCTCTTTGCTGTTCAGAGCAGCTTAGCTCTgaacaataaaacaaaagccCTGCAGGTAGCTGTTCCCCTTTGGGGACCTCACCTTCCATTCCAATAGCTTCCAAGTTGTCCTTCCATGCATGTATAACACGCTCTCTAATAGACATTCCAGTAAATATAGTTTTCTCCATCTTGCTAGATTACCAGATGTGTTTTAGTGACCCTTATAGGGAGGCAACCGAGGTAAATGCCTCCCTAACCCACCTTTAATTTGGCTCTGAAGCCTCCCTCCCCATGCCACATGCCTCCTTCCATGGCCACTAACCTCTGCTGGGTATCTAACCCCTGTTGCTCATGCTGAGGTTCCATGTCATTCCCATTTGTCCAAGTCTCAAGTGAGTGGGCTGCTGCCACTGCCCACCTATAGCCTGAAAGGGAAGGGCCTCACCCAGCATCACGGCATCCAGTTCACCACTGCAGGGGTCTGGCATGGGACTGGGTTCTGTAGGCACGTGTGGTACAGTGGGGAGCTCCatctcttcttcctcatcctctgtctctgggCTCTTCTTCCCTGCAAGGTAGCATGATGCTGTTCAAGGAGAGAACTCATAGCAACTGACCTCCCCCCACTCTTCTGTAAGTTTGGCTCAGAGGCCCTGTATAAAGGGGAAAAGGGAATCCTAGAGTGTTTCTCTTGATGGGAAGCAAGATCATATTGATATCAATTGATAGTGTTGACAGGCaccagaaagggagaaggaagtttGCTGGAATATTCATTCTTCATCcccaagaaagggaaagaggggagagaggcctggaaggaAGATCAGACATGGAAGTATCAGAAAAACAGCTCCTGAAAATGAAGATGCCTGAATAACTGggtaggaggaagagaagaagacaaGTCATTTCCTGCCATGGAGGTTAGACCTGTCTCTATAAGCCTGAAGAGATGCTGGTCACACTGACCCTCATGATCACTGGGGGAAAAGACTAACCATATAGAGCCTGAATCCCTGCCACATCATCCGGGTGCAGCTTGAAGTGGGGCCGATAACCAGCATAGACAGGGGCCATGAGGGCCTGTGTATATCGGGAGTGCCCAAGCCCCAGGGCATGGCCCAGTTCGTGGGCTGCAATGATGCGCAGGTTCACTCCCCGGTAAGTCCTCTCCGTCCAGAGTTCATCTTCATCAAAGTGCACACTGCCCAGCTCTGGGATGTCAGCATGGGCCAGGACCCTCCCTGGACAAAGGCAAGGGTGAACAGGAATGAGGTCAGAGTCTTCTAGGCTAGAGCATCCCCTGCCTATTATAACCCCCAATTTCTCCATTCCCTTAAAATTCCATCTACTTTCAGTCTCCcgcatgcctctctctctctcacctttcagATCCCCTGTCATCACCCACTTCTCTCTGGGATGCCCATCACTCTGTTTCTGTACCTCCCAaccactctcttctctctggcccAATCCTCTCTGAGATGTGCCTTGAGAAGGGGAACTTAGACCAAGGAATAAGACATAAGCTTCAAAGAGGAGGCTTGATAAGGCCCCAGGGAG
This genomic window contains:
- the LOC102957783 gene encoding transmembrane protein 198-like isoform X2 — translated: MEEALLPLAMTSDPRPFNQQLPEPPDPRCVLEPQDNPELAPALVCALCCCFGIIYCCFGYRCFKAVMFLSGLLSGALVIFLLCHKERVLETQLSLEVSAGIALGIGLLCGLVTMLVRSVGLFLTGLLLGLTLGAGALLGTEPIYQPPSAWVPAGGLVGLALLGALLTLRWPRPFTVLGTALLGAAVLVACADYFLEGLALGSRLGQRLQALPALPPLCWYSWVLLGTWPALGALGALAQWKLMDEEHGGHANVVLSHQRRHLQLLRIRQQEAKWHRTSPGVGLCEGSYRRQLPHNGRSPADSLAPSYLQSLRERQLGPGTRATAPHTVLDLDSDCGSTVPLTTPSGSTHT
- the LOC102957783 gene encoding transmembrane protein 198-like isoform X1, yielding MEEALLPLAMTSDPRPFNQQLPEPPDPRCVLEPQDNPELAPALVCALCCCFGIIYCCFGYRCFKAVMFLSGLLSGALVIFLLCHKERVLETQLSLEVSAGIALGIGLLCGLVTMLVRSVGLFLTGLLLGLTLGAGALLGTEPIYQPPSAWVPAGGLVGLALLGALLTLRWPRPFTVLGTALLGAAVLVACADYFLEGLALGSRLGQRLQALPALPPLCWYSWVLLGTWPALGALGALAQWKLMDEEHGGHANAVVLSHQRRHLQLLRIRQQEAKWHRTSPGVGLCEGSYRRQLPHNGRSPADSLAPSYLQSLRERQLGPGTRATAPHTVLDLDSDCGSTVPLTTPSGSTHT
- the LOC102957783 gene encoding transmembrane protein 198-like isoform X3, which codes for MFLSGLLSGALVIFLLCHKERVLETQLSLEVSAGIALGIGLLCGLVTMLVRSVGLFLTGLLLGLTLGAGALLGTEPIYQPPSAWVPAGGLVGLALLGALLTLRWPRPFTVLGTALLGAAVLVACADYFLEGLALGSRLGQRLQALPALPPLCWYSWVLLGTWPALGALGALAQWKLMDEEHGGHANAVVLSHQRRHLQLLRIRQQEAKWHRTSPGVGLCEGSYRRQLPHNGRSPADSLAPSYLQSLRERQLGPGTRATAPHTVLDLDSDCGSTVPLTTPSGSTHT
- the MMP19 gene encoding matrix metalloproteinase-19 isoform X2 — its product is MEALRAFQEASELPVSGQLDDATRARMRQPRCGLEDPFNQKTLKYLLLGRWRKKHLTFRILNLPSTLPPHTARAALLQAFQYWSNVAPLTFREVQAGWADIRLSFHGRQSRYCSNSFDGPGRVLAHADIPELGSVHFDEDELWTERTYRGVNLRIIAAHELGHALGLGHSRYTQALMAPVYAGYRPHFKLHPDDVAGIQALYGKKSPETEDEEEEMELPTVPHVPTEPSPMPDPCSGELDAVMLGPRGKTYAFKGNYVWTVTDSGLGPLFQVSALWEGLPGNLDAAVYSPRTQWIHFFKGDKVWRYINFKMSPGFPKKLNRVDPHLDAALYWPFNKKVFLFKGSGYWQWDELARTDFSHYPKPIKGLFTGVPDQPSAAMGWRDGHVYFFKGKQYWRLNQQLRVEKGYPRDTAHNWMHCRPQTSDNTPLGGNTTPSGTDNSAIGTNLDTTSSAIDTTLNTAPSARDPTLDITPSATVSTTLSFPGNVTLTDDKM
- the MMP19 gene encoding matrix metalloproteinase-19 isoform X1, with amino-acid sequence MNWQWLWLGFLLLMTVSGRTLGPSGKEAAVDYLLQYGYLQKPLEGPDDFKPEDIMEALRAFQEASELPVSGQLDDATRARMRQPRCGLEDPFNQKTLKYLLLGRWRKKHLTFRILNLPSTLPPHTARAALLQAFQYWSNVAPLTFREVQAGWADIRLSFHGRQSRYCSNSFDGPGRVLAHADIPELGSVHFDEDELWTERTYRGVNLRIIAAHELGHALGLGHSRYTQALMAPVYAGYRPHFKLHPDDVAGIQALYGKKSPETEDEEEEMELPTVPHVPTEPSPMPDPCSGELDAVMLGPRGKTYAFKGNYVWTVTDSGLGPLFQVSALWEGLPGNLDAAVYSPRTQWIHFFKGDKVWRYINFKMSPGFPKKLNRVDPHLDAALYWPFNKKVFLFKGSGYWQWDELARTDFSHYPKPIKGLFTGVPDQPSAAMGWRDGHVYFFKGKQYWRLNQQLRVEKGYPRDTAHNWMHCRPQTSDNTPLGGNTTPSGTDNSAIGTNLDTTSSAIDTTLNTAPSARDPTLDITPSATVSTTLSFPGNVTLTDDKM